The following proteins come from a genomic window of Salvia hispanica cultivar TCC Black 2014 chromosome 4, UniMelb_Shisp_WGS_1.0, whole genome shotgun sequence:
- the LOC125222558 gene encoding 2-alkenal reductase (NADP(+)-dependent)-like: MEGNKQIILKDYVKGFLKESDLILKSSIVELNVSSDCNGAILVKNLYLSCDPYMRARMVKMEGSYIDAFTPGEVIEGFGVAKIVDSSNPNFKKGDLIWGMTGWEEYSLIKSTEAIFKIPSIDVPLSYYTGILGMAGITAYVGFYEICSPKKGETVFISAASGAVGQLVGQFAKLFGCYVVGSAGSQDKVDLLKNKLGFDDAFNYKEESDLYAAMKRYFPDGIDIYFENVGGKMLDAVLPNMRSGGRIAACGMISQYDVEDRDATHNLIYVIIKKIRMQGFLVFDYFHLYPNYLAMVVPLIKQGKLAYLEDIVHGIEAAPAALVGLFSGRNLGKQLVAVARD; this comes from the exons ATGGAGGGAAATAAGCAGATCATATTGAAAGACTACGTGAAGGGTTTTCTAAAAGAAtctgatttgattttgaaatccTCAATTGTTGAACTGAATGTCTCCAGCGAttgcaacggcgccattttggTGAAGAATCTCTACTTATCTTGCGATCCGTACATGCGTGCTCGCATGGTGAAGATGGAGGGAAGCTATATTGACGCTTTTACCCCTGGTGAG GTTATTGAGGGATTTGGAGTTGCCAAAATAGTGGATTcttcaaatccaaatttcaagAAGGGTGATTTGATTTGGGGCATGACAGGCTGGGAAGAGTACTCTCTAATCAAATCCACCGAGGCTATATTCAAAATTCCTTCTATTGATGTGCCTCTCTCCTATTACACTGGAATTCTTG GTATGGCTGGTATAACTGCATATGTTGGATTTTATGAGATTTGCTCTCCGAAGAAAGGTGAAACCGTGTTTATATCTGCTGCATCGGGTGCGGTTGGTCAGCTTGTTGGCCAATTTGCTAAGCTTTTTGGGTGCTATGTCGTTGGAAGCGCAGGATCACAAGATAAG GTGGATCTTTTGAAGAACAAATTAGGGTTCGATGATGCATTCAACTACAAAGAAGAATCTGATTTGTATGCTGCTATGAAGAG GTACTTCCCTGACGGGATTGACATATATTTTGAGAATGTTGGAGGCAAAATGCTTGATGCGGTGCTCCCGAACATGAGATCCGGTGGGCGCATCGCGGCTTGTGGGATGATATCGCAATACGATGTGGAGGATAGAGACGCTACACACAACTTGATATATGTGATTATAAAGAAAATCCGAATGCAGGGATTTCTGGTGTTCGACTACTTCCACCTCTATCCTAACTATTTGGCCATGGTTGTACCACTCATAAAACAAGGGAAATTGGCTTATCTAGAAGACATTGTTCATGGCATAGAAGCTGCACCAGCTGCTTTAGTTGGACTCTTTTCTGGTCGCAATCTAGGGAAGCAGCTTGTAGCTGTGGCTCGTGATTAA